The Streptomyces vinaceus genome contains the following window.
GTCATGCCGAGCAGGAGGTCGCGGAGCAGGGCCGGGCCGTTCAGGGTCAGCACGGACTCCGGGTGGAACTGGACGCCCGCGAAGGCGGGGGACCGCAGGGCGTGGACCTCGCCCGTCACCGCGTCGCGGGAGACCTCCACCCCCTCCTGCGACAGGCGGGCGGCCACGGCGTCGGAGCAGTGCGCCGTGTACGTGTTGTAGAAGCCCACCATCTCCGGCCTCCCGAAGAAGCCGATCCGCGTCTGCGCCCCCTGCGCCGGCTCCGCCTTGCGGATCAGCGGCAGACCCAGCTCCGCCGCCAGCAGCTCGTGGCCCAGGCAGACGCCCAGCAGCCCGTGCCGGTGACCGGCCAGGAGCTCCGCCGCCAGGGCGCGCAGCATCCGCATCTTCGGGTCGGCCGCGTCCGCCGGGTTCCCCGGCCCCGGGCCCAGGACGACCGGGCCCGCCCAGGAGAGCGCCGCCTCCCGCAGCCCGGGATCGTCGTAGCGGCGTACCGTCACCTCCAGCCCGGTCACCCGCAGCACGTGCGCCAGCATCGCCGTGAACGTGTCCTCGCCGTCCACCACCAGCGCGTGCCCGGCCGGAGCCGCCGGCCGCTCCTGCATCCGCAGCCAGAACGGCGCCAGGTCCGTCCGCCGCGCCGCCAGGGCCGCCTGCACCCGGGGGTCCTCGCCGAGGCGCGCCCCCGCGAAGGCCGCCCGCGGCGCCGCCGGGCGCACCCCGAGCGCCGCCAGCACCCCGGCCGCCTTCGCGTGCGTCTCCGCGACCTCCCCGGCCGGGTCCGAGTGCCGCACCAGCGTCGCCCCGACCGGCACCCGCAGCGCGCCGTCCGCCGCGATGTCCGCGGTCCGGATCAGGATCGGCGAGTCCAGCGTCTGGGACCCCGAGGCGTCCACGCCCAGCAGGGCCAGTGCCCCCGCGTAGTAGCCGCGCCCGCCCGCCTCGTACCGCTCGATCACCCGGCAGGCGTTCTGCACCGGCGATCCCGTCACCGTCGCCGCGAACATGGTCTCGCGCAGTACCTCCCGCACGTCCAGCGAGGACCGGCCGCGCAGCTCGTACTCGGTGTGCGCGAGGTGCGCCATCTCCTTCAGCCGCGGTCCGACGACGACCCCGCCCCTGTCCCCGACCGTGCACATCATCTTGAGCTCCTCGTCCACGACCATGGACAGCTCCTCGGTCTCCTTGCGGTCGCCGAGGAAGGCGAGGAGGGACTCGGCCGTCGGGCCCCCGGCCGGGTAGCGGTACGTCCCGCTGATCGGGTTCATCACCACCGTGCCGCCGGACATCCGTACGTGAACCTCCGGGCTGGCCCCCACCAGCGTGCGGTCCCCCGTGTGGACGACGTACGTCCAGTACGCGCCCCGCTCGCCCACCAGCAGCCGCCGGAACAGCGCGAGCGCGTCGGCCCGGCCGAAGCCCTCGATCCGGCCCTCGTAGGTGCGCCGGATGACGAAGTTCGCCCCCTCGCCGCGGCCGATCTCCTCCCGGATCACGCGCTCGACGGTGGCCGCGTACTCCTCGTCGGGCACGTCGAAGCCGCCGCCGACCACGCGCACCGGGTGCTGCGGCAGCGCGGCCAGCGCCTGCGCGAGCGGGACCTCGTACGCCTCCTCGGCGGCCAGCACGGCGAGCGGCGTGCCGTCGTCGCGCACGTCGAACCCGCGTTCGCGGATCTGCCGGAACGGGACCAGGGCGAGGGTGGGAAGCGATCGTACGGGCAGCTCGGCGAGGCGTCCGGCCTCGTGCACCGGACCGATCAGCACCTCGACGGTGTCGTGGTCGCGGCCGGGGGTGCGGCGGCGCAGCAGGGCGAACGGGGGGCAGGACTCGTCGAGCAGGCGGCTGAGCGGGTCGGGCGTGCTGCTGGGTTCCATGGCTGGCGTCCTTCTCCGTGGGG
Protein-coding sequences here:
- a CDS encoding anthranilate synthase family protein codes for the protein MEPSSTPDPLSRLLDESCPPFALLRRRTPGRDHDTVEVLIGPVHEAGRLAELPVRSLPTLALVPFRQIRERGFDVRDDGTPLAVLAAEEAYEVPLAQALAALPQHPVRVVGGGFDVPDEEYAATVERVIREEIGRGEGANFVIRRTYEGRIEGFGRADALALFRRLLVGERGAYWTYVVHTGDRTLVGASPEVHVRMSGGTVVMNPISGTYRYPAGGPTAESLLAFLGDRKETEELSMVVDEELKMMCTVGDRGGVVVGPRLKEMAHLAHTEYELRGRSSLDVREVLRETMFAATVTGSPVQNACRVIERYEAGGRGYYAGALALLGVDASGSQTLDSPILIRTADIAADGALRVPVGATLVRHSDPAGEVAETHAKAAGVLAALGVRPAAPRAAFAGARLGEDPRVQAALAARRTDLAPFWLRMQERPAAPAGHALVVDGEDTFTAMLAHVLRVTGLEVTVRRYDDPGLREAALSWAGPVVLGPGPGNPADAADPKMRMLRALAAELLAGHRHGLLGVCLGHELLAAELGLPLIRKAEPAQGAQTRIGFFGRPEMVGFYNTYTAHCSDAVAARLSQEGVEVSRDAVTGEVHALRSPAFAGVQFHPESVLTLNGPALLRDLLLGMTPAAV